Proteins encoded together in one Thermomonospora curvata DSM 43183 window:
- a CDS encoding DUF3817 domain-containing protein — MDSVRVFRIVSLVEATSFLLLLVASVLKRAADFPEGVTVLGPIHGVLVIAYVGLAFLTRPQTGWSNGRLVLALGAAVLPVAPFFVERKWLRPLEEENATGQSAPHSA, encoded by the coding sequence GTGGACTCTGTGCGCGTCTTCCGCATCGTTTCGCTGGTGGAGGCGACCTCTTTTCTGCTGCTGCTGGTGGCCAGCGTCCTCAAGCGCGCCGCGGACTTCCCCGAAGGCGTGACGGTGCTCGGCCCCATTCACGGAGTGCTGGTCATCGCCTATGTGGGGCTGGCGTTCCTGACCCGTCCGCAGACCGGCTGGAGCAACGGCCGGCTGGTGCTGGCCCTGGGCGCCGCGGTCCTGCCGGTGGCGCCGTTCTTCGTGGAACGCAAGTGGCTGCGCCCCCTCGAGGAGGAGAACGCAACGGGGCAGAGCGCTCCGCACAGCGCCTGA
- a CDS encoding OmpA family protein, with protein sequence MRTRTALTAAALAALLTVPLGGAAVAAPSPSPSSWPEPGTDGSGRRAGEGRPKTIAIPPPGTLQQNRKYYTPIEETTEKGRKSFTLQADVLFKTGSADLSAAAEKYLADVVAKLKEANVTGEVQVVGHTDDVGEPEDNLALSKRRAEAVVQAMQPQLANTGITLIPEGKGESEPREKGTSPQARQRNRRVSILYGKASGDPPPRPDPRYISVPVTETAPDPGLRPLPGEPAPLASTQRTINGTWTVRLDVVELRRQGPFLKVGYRTRLVAQRGTSGLNYPALFDGDTNGFDGYGYHATLIDKAHGEELSVVITGRGVPMRDWLGGNEKVGAVKYGWALFPQPSQKTDRLSFYIPAFGTIDDLPVG encoded by the coding sequence ATGCGCACCCGCACCGCCCTCACCGCGGCGGCCCTCGCCGCGCTGCTGACCGTGCCGCTCGGCGGGGCGGCCGTCGCCGCCCCCTCCCCGTCCCCCTCGTCCTGGCCCGAACCGGGCACCGACGGCTCCGGACGGCGGGCGGGGGAGGGGCGGCCGAAGACGATCGCGATCCCGCCCCCCGGCACCCTGCAGCAGAACCGCAAGTACTACACGCCGATCGAGGAGACCACCGAAAAGGGACGCAAGTCCTTCACCCTCCAGGCCGACGTGCTGTTCAAGACCGGCAGCGCCGACCTGTCGGCGGCCGCCGAAAAGTACCTGGCCGACGTCGTCGCCAAGCTCAAGGAGGCGAACGTCACCGGAGAGGTCCAGGTGGTCGGCCACACCGACGACGTCGGCGAGCCGGAGGACAACCTCGCCCTGTCCAAGCGACGGGCCGAGGCGGTGGTCCAGGCCATGCAGCCTCAGCTCGCCAACACCGGCATCACCCTGATCCCCGAGGGCAAGGGCGAGAGCGAGCCGCGCGAAAAGGGCACCTCCCCGCAGGCGCGCCAGCGCAACCGGAGGGTGTCCATCCTGTACGGCAAGGCCTCCGGCGACCCTCCGCCCCGGCCCGACCCCCGCTACATCTCGGTCCCGGTGACCGAGACCGCCCCCGACCCGGGGCTGCGCCCGCTGCCGGGAGAGCCCGCCCCGCTCGCCTCCACCCAGCGGACCATCAACGGCACCTGGACGGTCCGGCTGGACGTGGTGGAGCTGCGCCGCCAGGGGCCCTTCCTGAAGGTCGGCTACCGCACCCGGCTGGTCGCCCAGCGGGGGACGAGCGGGCTGAACTACCCGGCGCTGTTCGACGGCGACACCAACGGGTTCGACGGCTACGGCTACCACGCCACGCTGATCGACAAGGCGCACGGCGAGGAGCTCAGCGTGGTGATCACCGGCCGGGGCGTGCCGATGCGCGACTGGCTCGGCGGCAACGAGAAGGTCGGCGCGGTCAAGTACGGCTGGGCGCTCTTTCCGCAGCCCAGCCAGAAGACCGACAGGCTGTCGTTCTACATCCCGGCCTTCGGCACCATCGACGACCTGCCGGTCGGCTGA
- a CDS encoding alpha/beta hydrolase, whose product MGIIKASTVLPATRTDITLHTADGLELVGELAVPVDREPVATLVCLHPLPTHGGMMDSHVLRKAAYRLPAMAGVAVLRFNTRGTSSERGTSQGEFGEGETEKYDVAAALEYAEYHDLPHPWLLGWSFGTELALKWGRDPLVEGLLLLSPPLHRATDADLDAWGADGRPVIVLVPEHDDYLPPAEARERFKRIPQAEIVAVDGARHLWVGEPYVRIVLNEIVKRVAPQAHPLPEEWPAG is encoded by the coding sequence ATGGGGATAATCAAGGCGAGCACGGTGCTGCCCGCCACGCGGACGGACATCACGTTGCACACCGCCGACGGACTGGAGCTGGTCGGGGAACTGGCGGTGCCGGTGGACCGGGAGCCGGTGGCCACGCTGGTGTGCCTGCACCCGCTGCCGACGCACGGCGGGATGATGGACAGCCACGTGCTCCGCAAGGCCGCCTACCGGCTGCCGGCCATGGCCGGGGTGGCGGTGCTGCGCTTCAACACCCGCGGCACCTCGTCCGAACGGGGGACCAGTCAGGGCGAGTTCGGCGAGGGCGAGACCGAAAAGTACGACGTCGCCGCGGCGCTGGAGTACGCCGAATATCACGACCTGCCCCACCCCTGGCTGCTCGGCTGGTCGTTCGGCACGGAGCTGGCGCTCAAATGGGGGCGCGACCCCCTGGTGGAAGGGCTGCTGCTGCTCAGCCCTCCGCTGCACCGGGCCACCGACGCCGACCTGGACGCCTGGGGCGCCGACGGGCGGCCGGTGATCGTCCTGGTGCCCGAGCACGACGACTACCTGCCTCCGGCCGAGGCGCGCGAGCGGTTCAAGCGGATCCCCCAGGCCGAGATCGTCGCGGTGGACGGCGCCAGGCACCTGTGGGTGGGAGAGCCGTATGTGCGGATCGTGCTGAACGAGATCGTCAAGCGGGTGGCGCCGCAGGCCCACCCCCTGCCGGAGGAGTGGCCCGCGGGCTGA
- the mce gene encoding methylmalonyl-CoA epimerase, which produces MLTRIDHIGIACRDLDAAVEFYRRTYGFTDVHTEVNEEQGVREAMIKINDAGDGGATYLQLLEPIRDDSPIAKFLAKNGEGVHHIAFGTDGDVQEEADGIAAKGIRVLYDSPRRGSMGSRITFLHPKDCGGVLTELVQAAKPAGH; this is translated from the coding sequence ATGCTCACCCGGATCGACCACATCGGCATCGCCTGCCGCGACCTGGACGCCGCCGTGGAGTTCTACCGGCGCACCTACGGGTTCACCGACGTGCACACCGAGGTCAACGAGGAACAGGGCGTCCGGGAGGCGATGATCAAGATCAACGACGCCGGCGACGGCGGCGCCACCTACCTGCAGCTGCTGGAGCCGATCCGCGACGACTCCCCCATCGCCAAGTTCCTGGCCAAGAACGGCGAGGGCGTGCACCACATCGCCTTCGGCACCGACGGGGACGTGCAGGAGGAGGCCGACGGCATCGCCGCCAAGGGCATCCGGGTGCTGTACGACTCCCCCCGCCGCGGCTCGATGGGCTCGCGCATCACCTTCCTGCACCCCAAGGACTGCGGCGGCGTGCTGACCGAGCTGGTCCAGGCCGCCAAGCCCGCCGGGCACTGA
- a CDS encoding alpha/beta fold hydrolase, with amino-acid sequence MVVQLYARDVGEGTPLVLLHAFPLSSAMWLAQREGLGGRFRVITPDLRGFGGSMLGEQEPSVDVMADDVAHLLRRKGIDRAVIGGLSMGGYVAMALCRRHPDLVLGLILANTKASADTEQGRRNRLRQAERLEREGTSRVLVEEVLPLLVGPTTMRQRALVYGRVRGLVQAAPAAAAAWAQRAMAARPDSFETLRGVHAPALVITGTEDELSPQADARAMVEALPNAELQVIPRTGHLSAVEQPDLFNQIVAEFVAALARTPR; translated from the coding sequence ATGGTCGTTCAGCTGTACGCCAGGGACGTCGGCGAGGGGACGCCGCTTGTGCTGCTGCACGCGTTCCCGTTGTCGTCGGCGATGTGGCTGGCGCAGCGCGAAGGGCTCGGCGGCCGTTTCCGGGTGATCACTCCCGATCTGCGCGGCTTCGGCGGCTCGATGCTGGGCGAGCAGGAGCCCTCGGTGGACGTGATGGCCGATGACGTGGCCCACCTGCTGCGCCGCAAGGGCATCGACCGCGCGGTGATCGGCGGGTTGTCCATGGGCGGCTATGTGGCGATGGCGCTGTGCCGGCGGCACCCCGACCTGGTGCTGGGGCTCATCCTGGCGAACACCAAGGCGAGCGCGGACACCGAGCAGGGCCGGCGCAACCGGCTCCGGCAGGCCGAGCGGCTGGAACGCGAGGGCACCTCGCGGGTGCTGGTGGAGGAGGTGCTGCCGCTCCTGGTCGGCCCCACCACCATGCGGCAGCGGGCGCTGGTGTACGGGAGGGTGCGCGGCCTGGTGCAGGCGGCGCCGGCCGCCGCGGCGGCCTGGGCGCAACGGGCGATGGCCGCCCGTCCGGACTCTTTCGAGACGCTGCGCGGGGTGCACGCCCCCGCGCTCGTCATCACCGGCACCGAGGACGAGCTGTCCCCCCAGGCCGACGCCCGCGCCATGGTCGAGGCCCTGCCCAACGCCGAACTGCAGGTGATCCCCCGCACCGGCCATCTGTCGGCGGTCGAGCAGCCCGACCTGTTCAACCAGATCGTCGCCGAGTTCGTGGCGGCCCTGGCCCGCACGCCCCGCTAG
- a CDS encoding DivIVA domain-containing protein, translating to MQSDIDAQLSNFFEETPPREFDVVLRGYDRHQVDEHIKQLDNEVRQAREQIQALQRELSDAHRQLQEQERPTYAGLGARIEQLLRLAEEQATELVQMARSEANEIKAAAKVDAAELRATAENEAAELRAQAQREGEDLRQAAEREAEEVRTAARREAEELTSTTEREVAKLRATADHEVAEKRAAAEREIAKLRTTTEREVAQLRASTKRERDEILTTAKRQADEMRAQAQRILEESEAQRAQAEAEFEIQLAARREEADRQDAERHAAAQAATQKLVAEAEQRAASAEQRAAKATQQAEQTRREADQHAKQLLANARKNSEQIIAEAKAQAEQLLAETKAEAERIRTAAQRQVDELTRQRDSITSHLNQLRQLLGGGGPMMPPLGATPTEEVSAAPEKPALSSAESKPKPKPAPAQAKQPAAAKAAAKKQEDDDEDWWQE from the coding sequence ATGCAGTCCGACATCGACGCCCAGCTCAGCAACTTCTTCGAGGAGACTCCCCCACGCGAGTTCGACGTGGTGCTTCGCGGCTACGACCGGCACCAAGTCGACGAGCACATCAAGCAGCTCGACAACGAGGTGCGCCAGGCCCGCGAGCAGATCCAGGCGCTGCAGCGCGAGCTGTCCGACGCCCACCGCCAGCTCCAGGAGCAGGAGCGGCCCACCTACGCCGGGCTCGGCGCCCGCATCGAGCAGTTGCTGCGGCTGGCCGAGGAGCAGGCCACCGAGCTGGTCCAGATGGCCCGCTCGGAGGCCAACGAGATCAAGGCCGCCGCCAAGGTGGACGCCGCCGAGCTGCGCGCCACCGCCGAGAACGAGGCGGCCGAGCTGCGCGCCCAGGCGCAGCGGGAGGGCGAGGACCTGCGCCAGGCGGCCGAGCGCGAGGCCGAGGAGGTGCGCACCGCCGCCCGCCGCGAGGCCGAGGAGCTGACCTCCACCACCGAGCGCGAGGTGGCCAAGCTGCGCGCCACCGCCGACCACGAGGTCGCCGAGAAGCGCGCCGCCGCCGAGCGGGAGATCGCCAAGCTGCGCACCACCACCGAGCGCGAGGTCGCCCAGCTGCGGGCGTCCACCAAGCGCGAGCGGGACGAGATCCTCACCACCGCCAAGCGCCAGGCCGACGAGATGCGCGCCCAGGCGCAGCGGATCCTGGAGGAGAGCGAGGCACAGCGGGCCCAGGCCGAGGCCGAGTTCGAGATCCAGCTGGCCGCCCGGCGCGAGGAGGCCGACCGGCAGGACGCCGAGCGGCACGCCGCCGCCCAGGCCGCCACCCAGAAGCTGGTCGCCGAGGCCGAGCAGCGCGCCGCCTCCGCCGAGCAGCGCGCCGCCAAGGCCACCCAGCAGGCCGAGCAGACCCGGCGGGAGGCCGACCAGCACGCCAAGCAGCTGCTGGCCAACGCCCGCAAGAACTCCGAGCAGATCATCGCCGAGGCCAAGGCCCAGGCCGAGCAGCTGCTGGCGGAGACCAAGGCCGAGGCCGAGCGGATCCGCACCGCCGCCCAGCGCCAGGTGGACGAGCTCACCCGCCAGCGCGACAGCATCACCAGCCACCTCAACCAGCTGCGCCAGCTGCTGGGCGGTGGCGGCCCGATGATGCCGCCGCTGGGCGCCACCCCCACCGAGGAGGTCTCCGCCGCTCCCGAGAAGCCGGCCCTGTCGTCGGCGGAGTCCAAGCCGAAGCCCAAGCCGGCCCCGGCCCAGGCCAAGCAGCCGGCCGCCGCCAAGGCCGCCGCCAAGAAGCAGGAAGACGACGACGAGGACTGGTGGCAGGAGTGA
- a CDS encoding type IV toxin-antitoxin system AbiEi family antitoxin, translated as MRCASADDVLTARIRSLWQAAPAHAVIAERAAAWLWGIDALPMGADRATWPIELAVPADRPLPDPPGCRVRRTHLPDADVTEVDGIRLTTFERTALDCARRLPRREAVAALDQFLRAGVDAASLRRRARLLAGRPNARRLREILALSDPGAMLPGETYTRLCIVDAGLPRPRTQIPVGRPDRPRFFLDMGYAEHLTAVEYDGEEFHTGRGRRHRDAARRTWIRDHHGWEIIVVTKEDILFNPVPFLEALTTTLLHRGWNPAPARLHRIEAELAALRRSHTPSARRRRHR; from the coding sequence ATGCGATGCGCTTCCGCCGACGACGTCCTCACCGCCCGTATCCGCTCCCTGTGGCAGGCGGCGCCCGCGCACGCCGTGATCGCCGAACGCGCCGCCGCCTGGCTGTGGGGCATCGACGCCCTCCCCATGGGCGCCGACCGGGCCACCTGGCCCATCGAACTGGCCGTCCCCGCCGACCGCCCCCTTCCCGACCCGCCCGGCTGCCGGGTGCGCCGCACTCACCTGCCCGATGCGGACGTCACCGAAGTGGATGGCATACGCCTGACCACCTTCGAACGCACCGCGCTGGATTGCGCACGCCGGCTCCCCCGCCGGGAGGCGGTGGCCGCCCTCGACCAGTTCTTACGCGCCGGCGTCGACGCCGCGTCGCTCCGCAGACGCGCACGGCTGCTGGCCGGCCGCCCCAATGCCCGGCGTCTGCGGGAGATCCTCGCCCTTTCCGATCCCGGGGCGATGCTCCCCGGCGAGACCTACACCAGGTTGTGCATCGTGGACGCCGGCCTGCCGCGCCCCCGCACCCAGATCCCGGTAGGGCGCCCCGACCGCCCGAGGTTCTTCCTGGACATGGGGTACGCAGAGCACCTCACCGCCGTCGAGTACGACGGCGAGGAGTTCCACACCGGCCGGGGCCGCCGCCACCGCGACGCCGCCCGCCGCACCTGGATCCGCGACCACCACGGCTGGGAGATCATCGTGGTCACCAAAGAGGACATCCTGTTCAACCCCGTCCCCTTCCTGGAGGCCCTGACGACCACCCTCCTGCACCGCGGCTGGAACCCCGCCCCCGCCCGGCTGCACCGCATCGAGGCCGAACTCGCCGCTCTCCGCCGCTCACACACCCCCTCGGCCCGCCGCCGAAGACACCGGTAG
- a CDS encoding SCO5389 family protein, whose amino-acid sequence MSLDVSPELLEKAQHGEIDDAAFVECIRTSLPYAWDVISGLVARYQVDGGDFADNQTPPPDEQARGQLLRVLASDAMRGALERYFGVKLAFQNCHRVAVFPSADTEAYRRFITPREQILNQSPELRDC is encoded by the coding sequence ATGTCTCTCGATGTGAGCCCGGAACTGCTCGAAAAGGCCCAGCACGGAGAGATCGATGATGCGGCGTTCGTCGAGTGCATTCGCACTTCGCTGCCGTACGCCTGGGACGTGATCAGCGGCCTGGTGGCCCGCTACCAGGTGGACGGCGGAGACTTCGCCGACAACCAGACCCCGCCGCCGGACGAGCAGGCTCGCGGCCAGCTCCTGCGCGTGCTCGCCAGCGACGCCATGCGGGGCGCGCTGGAACGCTACTTCGGCGTCAAGCTGGCCTTCCAGAACTGCCACCGGGTCGCCGTTTTCCCCAGCGCCGACACCGAGGCGTACCGGCGCTTCATCACCCCCCGTGAGCAGATCCTCAACCAGTCGCCGGAACTGCGCGACTGCTGA
- a CDS encoding 3-hydroxyacyl-CoA dehydrogenase family protein, whose amino-acid sequence MSGGSFSKAGVVGLGTMGAGIAEVLARGGLAVVGIEINDEALARGRGHVENSTGRAVKRGKLTEEAKQQILDRITFSTDFADLADCDLVIEAVPERMDLKRRVFAELDKVCRADAVLATNTSSLSVTEIAVGTARPSQVVGVHFFNPAPVMKLVEVIGTPLAEPAALARVAELVKSLGKTPVTVGNRAGFVANRLLLPYLNHAAALYEEGHATAEDIDTAMKVGAGLPMGPFTLMDMIGLDICLEALEAIYRETRDRRHAPAPILRELVTAGLLGRKTGRGFYSYDSSDAGTAASAQEAPQPLVGVMGSGAQAVAFVARCARAGAQVRYVTEDESAQAALQAELSADELSRVTVGTEPGSLADCDLVVEAAAGDAAAKRPVLAAVAGAARADAVLASLADTGGVIEVATAAARAADVVGLHFPEADGPLVEVASTVLTAPRAAERAVALTAALGLTPVRCRDRAGFIVDALRFPYLNDAVRMLEAGYADADSIDAAMRLGCGYPTGPIADLDRLGLDRAVAVLRALYAERRENAFAPAPLLEEYLTAGRSFRQ is encoded by the coding sequence ATGAGTGGAGGTTCGTTCAGCAAGGCAGGGGTCGTCGGCCTGGGCACCATGGGCGCGGGCATCGCCGAGGTGCTCGCCCGGGGCGGACTGGCCGTCGTGGGCATCGAGATCAACGACGAGGCGCTGGCCCGGGGCCGCGGGCATGTGGAGAACTCCACCGGCCGCGCGGTCAAACGCGGCAAGCTCACCGAGGAGGCCAAGCAGCAGATCCTGGACCGGATCACCTTCTCCACCGACTTCGCCGACCTGGCCGACTGCGACCTGGTGATCGAGGCCGTCCCCGAGCGGATGGACCTCAAGCGGCGGGTGTTCGCCGAGCTGGACAAGGTCTGCCGCGCCGACGCGGTGCTGGCCACCAACACCTCCTCGCTGTCGGTGACTGAGATCGCCGTCGGCACCGCGCGGCCCTCCCAGGTCGTCGGCGTGCACTTCTTCAACCCGGCGCCGGTGATGAAGCTGGTGGAGGTCATCGGCACCCCGCTGGCCGAACCCGCCGCCCTGGCCCGGGTCGCCGAGCTGGTGAAGAGCCTGGGCAAGACTCCGGTCACCGTCGGCAACCGCGCCGGCTTCGTCGCCAACCGGCTGCTGCTGCCCTACCTCAACCACGCGGCCGCCCTGTACGAGGAGGGCCACGCCACCGCCGAGGACATCGACACCGCCATGAAGGTGGGCGCCGGGCTGCCGATGGGGCCCTTCACCCTCATGGACATGATCGGGCTGGACATCTGCCTGGAGGCGCTGGAGGCCATCTACCGGGAGACCCGCGACCGCCGCCACGCCCCCGCGCCCATCCTGCGCGAGCTGGTCACCGCCGGGCTGCTGGGCCGCAAGACCGGCCGCGGCTTCTACTCCTATGACTCCTCCGACGCCGGCACCGCCGCTTCGGCGCAGGAGGCTCCCCAGCCGCTGGTCGGTGTGATGGGATCCGGAGCCCAGGCCGTCGCCTTCGTCGCCCGGTGCGCCCGCGCCGGCGCGCAGGTCCGCTATGTCACCGAGGACGAGTCCGCGCAGGCGGCCCTGCAGGCCGAGCTGTCGGCGGACGAGCTGTCCCGCGTCACCGTGGGCACGGAGCCCGGCTCGCTGGCCGACTGCGACCTGGTCGTCGAGGCGGCCGCCGGGGACGCGGCGGCCAAGCGCCCGGTGCTGGCCGCCGTCGCCGGCGCGGCCCGTGCGGACGCGGTACTGGCCAGCCTCGCCGACACCGGCGGGGTCATCGAGGTGGCGACGGCCGCAGCGCGCGCCGCCGACGTGGTCGGCCTGCACTTCCCCGAGGCGGACGGCCCGCTGGTGGAGGTCGCCTCCACCGTTCTCACCGCTCCGCGGGCCGCCGAACGGGCCGTGGCCTTGACCGCGGCCCTCGGCCTGACCCCCGTGCGCTGCCGCGACCGCGCCGGCTTCATCGTGGACGCGCTGCGCTTCCCCTACCTCAACGACGCCGTCCGGATGCTGGAGGCCGGGTACGCCGACGCCGACTCCATCGACGCCGCCATGAGGCTCGGCTGCGGCTACCCCACGGGTCCGATCGCCGACCTGGACCGCCTCGGCCTGGACCGCGCCGTGGCCGTCCTGCGGGCCCTCTACGCCGAGCGCCGCGAGAACGCCTTCGCTCCGGCGCCCCTGCTGGAGGAGTACCTGACCGCAGGCCGCTCTTTCCGTCAGTAA
- a CDS encoding AI-2E family transporter — protein sequence MSDDIPGANRPVTPSAFPAAPPDDAVPPPAGPQDETPRAEGPGGRDEAAAPRNDAKSTSPLPEEPDGSPSGEPPGGPDERQARQRPASAAGGSDTGPSRERESAKARAAGEEKPAHGSGQGPSAGRAGEEPGTAGRRAGASFAGDGPAREQAVEEDPEPTPDPLVDLEQRRKEARADNLAPFGRPGSPLGRTHPFIFGFTGALGVICAWLLFEAVTSARGVIVLIVVSMFLAVGLNPAVERLQRARLPRPGAVAVVFLGLVLAFVAAGFAVIPPLTEQITNFINQLPSYIEQLGQNERIRELDREYQVLQKAQEAVTNPDFGQSAIDGVLGVGRALAGGVFNTLTVLILTLYFLGSLPTIKTFFYRLVPRSRRARVALLGDEILARIGGYVAGTLTVASIAGTTAYIFLSIMQVPFALPLALFVGITALIPLVGATIGATLACTVAFFDGMFTGIACVIFFVVYQQVENYIIHPRVMKRAVDVQPAVTIIAALVGGTLLGIVGALLAIPTAAALALIIREVVLPRQETL from the coding sequence GTGTCAGACGACATTCCCGGCGCGAACCGACCGGTCACGCCGTCCGCCTTTCCCGCCGCTCCCCCCGACGACGCCGTGCCCCCGCCGGCGGGCCCGCAGGACGAGACGCCCCGGGCCGAGGGGCCGGGCGGCCGTGACGAGGCCGCCGCCCCCCGAAACGACGCAAAGAGCACATCCCCCCTCCCGGAGGAGCCGGACGGTTCTCCTTCCGGCGAGCCGCCGGGCGGCCCCGATGAGCGCCAAGCCCGGCAGCGGCCCGCTTCCGCCGCCGGGGGTTCGGACACGGGGCCCTCACGCGAGCGGGAATCCGCCAAGGCCCGGGCCGCCGGCGAGGAGAAGCCCGCCCACGGGAGCGGCCAGGGCCCTTCGGCCGGGCGGGCCGGGGAAGAGCCGGGCACCGCCGGGAGGCGGGCCGGCGCCTCCTTCGCCGGTGACGGCCCGGCGCGGGAACAGGCGGTGGAAGAAGACCCGGAGCCCACCCCGGACCCGCTGGTCGACCTGGAGCAGCGGCGCAAGGAGGCCAGGGCCGACAACCTGGCGCCCTTCGGCAGGCCCGGGTCGCCCCTGGGCCGGACGCACCCGTTCATCTTCGGCTTCACCGGCGCGCTGGGGGTGATCTGCGCCTGGCTGCTGTTCGAGGCGGTCACCAGCGCCCGCGGCGTGATCGTGCTGATCGTGGTGTCGATGTTCCTGGCCGTGGGGCTGAACCCGGCGGTGGAGCGGCTGCAGCGGGCCAGGCTGCCGCGCCCCGGGGCGGTCGCGGTGGTGTTCCTGGGACTGGTGCTGGCGTTCGTCGCGGCGGGCTTCGCGGTGATCCCTCCGCTCACCGAGCAGATCACCAACTTCATCAACCAGCTGCCCTCCTACATCGAGCAGCTCGGGCAGAACGAGCGCATCCGGGAGCTGGACCGCGAATACCAGGTCCTGCAGAAGGCCCAGGAGGCCGTCACCAACCCCGACTTCGGCCAGTCGGCCATCGACGGGGTGCTGGGCGTGGGCCGCGCCCTGGCCGGCGGGGTCTTCAACACCCTGACGGTGCTCATCCTCACCCTGTACTTCCTGGGGTCGCTGCCCACCATCAAGACGTTCTTCTACCGGCTGGTGCCGCGCTCCCGGCGCGCCCGGGTGGCGCTGCTGGGCGATGAGATCCTCGCCCGCATCGGCGGTTACGTGGCCGGCACCCTCACCGTGGCTTCCATCGCCGGCACCACGGCCTACATCTTCCTGTCGATCATGCAGGTGCCGTTCGCGCTGCCGCTGGCGCTGTTCGTCGGGATCACCGCGCTGATCCCGCTGGTGGGCGCGACGATCGGCGCCACGCTGGCGTGCACGGTGGCGTTCTTCGACGGGATGTTCACCGGCATCGCCTGCGTGATCTTCTTCGTGGTCTACCAGCAGGTGGAGAACTACATCATCCACCCGCGGGTGATGAAGCGGGCGGTGGACGTCCAGCCGGCCGTCACCATCATCGCCGCCCTGGTCGGCGGCACCCTGCTGGGCATCGTCGGCGCGTTGCTGGCCATCCCGACGGCCGCCGCCCTGGCCCTGATCATCCGCGAGGTGGTCCTCCCCCGCCAGGAGACCTTGTGA
- a CDS encoding acetyl-CoA C-acetyltransferase: MPANSVIVAGARTPIGRMLGSLKDFSATDLGGIAIKAALERAGITGDQVQYVIMGQVLQAGVGQLPARQAAVKAGIPMNVPSITINKVCLSGLDAIALADQLIRAGEFDIVVAGGMESMTNAPHLLPKSRQGFRYGSIEVLDHMAYDGLTDAFDHLPMGESTERFNAKLGLTRAEQDEFSARSHQRAAEAIKNGVFDAEIVPVPVPQRKGEPVLFTADEGVRPDTTVEALAKLRPAFTKDGTITAGSSSQISDGACAVVVMSAAKAAELGLTPLAEIGAHGNVAGPDNSLHSQPSNAIKHALAKEGIGVDDLDLIEINEAFAAVAVQSMRDLGVGPEKVNVNGGAIALGHPIGMSGARIVLHLAHELKRRGGGVGAAALCGGGGQGDALIVRVPRA, encoded by the coding sequence ATGCCCGCGAACTCGGTGATCGTCGCCGGAGCCCGCACCCCCATCGGCCGCATGCTCGGCTCGCTTAAGGACTTCTCCGCCACCGACCTGGGCGGCATCGCCATCAAGGCGGCGCTGGAGCGCGCGGGCATCACCGGCGACCAGGTGCAGTACGTGATCATGGGGCAGGTGCTGCAGGCCGGCGTCGGCCAGCTGCCCGCCCGCCAGGCCGCGGTCAAGGCCGGCATCCCCATGAACGTGCCCTCGATCACCATCAACAAGGTCTGCCTGTCGGGGCTGGACGCCATCGCCCTGGCCGACCAGCTCATTCGGGCCGGTGAGTTCGACATCGTGGTGGCCGGCGGCATGGAGTCGATGACCAACGCCCCGCACCTGCTGCCCAAGTCCCGCCAGGGCTTCCGCTACGGGTCGATCGAAGTGCTCGACCACATGGCCTACGACGGCCTCACCGACGCCTTCGACCACCTGCCCATGGGCGAGTCCACCGAGCGCTTCAACGCCAAGCTCGGGCTGACCCGCGCCGAGCAGGACGAGTTCTCCGCCCGCTCCCACCAGCGCGCCGCCGAGGCGATCAAGAACGGGGTGTTCGACGCGGAGATCGTCCCGGTGCCGGTGCCGCAGCGCAAGGGCGAGCCGGTGCTGTTCACCGCCGACGAGGGCGTGCGGCCCGACACCACCGTCGAGGCGCTGGCCAAGCTGCGCCCGGCCTTCACCAAGGACGGCACCATCACCGCCGGGTCCTCCTCGCAGATCTCCGACGGCGCCTGCGCGGTGGTGGTGATGTCGGCGGCCAAGGCGGCCGAGCTGGGGCTGACCCCGCTGGCGGAGATCGGCGCCCACGGCAACGTCGCCGGCCCGGACAACTCGCTGCACTCCCAGCCGTCCAACGCCATCAAGCACGCCCTGGCCAAGGAGGGCATCGGCGTGGACGACCTGGACCTGATCGAGATCAACGAGGCGTTCGCCGCGGTCGCCGTGCAGTCCATGCGCGACCTGGGCGTCGGCCCGGAGAAGGTCAACGTCAACGGCGGGGCCATCGCGCTGGGCCACCCCATCGGCATGTCCGGCGCCCGCATCGTGCTGCACCTGGCCCACGAGCTCAAGCGGCGCGGCGGCGGGGTCGGCGCGGCGGCGCTGTGCGGCGGCGGCGGCCAGGGCGACGCCCTCATCGTCCGCGTCCCGCGCGCCTGA